From Rhodopseudomonas palustris:
GGTGTAGACCGTGCCCGGCGCTTCCTTTTCGGTGGCGCGCTGGCTGATGCCGAACACGCCGCCCCAGCCGACCGCGATCGAGACGTATTGCACGCCGTCGACCATGTAGGTGGCCGGCGCCGCCACCGCGCCGGTACCGAGCGGGCTCTCCCAGAGCTTCTCGCCGGTCTTGGCGTTGTAGGCGACGAAGCGCCCGTCGGCGGTGCCCTGGAAGACGAGATTGCCCGCGGTGGTGAGCGTGCCGCCGTTCCACGGCGCCACATATTCGGCGCGCCAGACCTCCTTCTGCTGCACCGGATCCCACGCCAGCAACCGGCCGAACGGCAGATTCTTCGGTGGCACGGCGTTCAGCGTGAAGCCGACGTTCCAGCCGGTGGTCGAGCCGAACTTGAACGGCTCCATCTTGTTCTGGGTCAGCGCCTTCTCGCCGGTCAGATTGATCGGCACGCCCTGCGCCGGCAGATACACCAGCCCGGTCTGCGGATTGAACGACATCGGGTGCCAGTTGTGAGCGCCATACGGGCCCGGAATGCTGTCGAACGATTTGGTCGGGTCGCGCGCTTCCGGATTTTCGATCGGGCGGCCGTTGGCGTCGTAGCCGGTCGCCCAGTTCACATCGACGAAATTCTTCGCCGAGATGAACTTGCCGTTGGTGCGGTCGATCACGAAGAAGAAGCCGTTCTTGGGCGCGTGCAGCACCACCTTGCGCGGCTGGCCGTCGATGGTGAGATCGGCCAGGATCATCGGCTGGGTCGAGGTGTAGTCCCAATTGTCGCCGGGCGTCTCCTGATAGTGCCAGATGTATTTCCCGGTGTCGGCGTTCAGTGCGACGATCGAACCGAGATACAGATTGTCGCCGCCGGCCGGGCTGCGCAGATGCCGCGCCCAGGGCGAGCCGTTGCCGGTGCCGATATAGACCATGTTGAGGTCGGGATCGAAAGTGATGGTGTCCCACGCGGTGCCGCCGCCGCCATTGACCCACCATTTGCCGGCCGGATCCCAGGTCTTGGCGGCCGCCTCCATCGAGGAATCCTCGAACGGCTTCGACGGATCGCCCGGCACCGTGAACCAGCGCCAGGCCTGGTTGCCGGTCTCGGCATCATAGGCGGTGACGTAGCCGCGCACGCCGTATTCGGCGCCGCCATTGCCGATCACGACCTTGCCCTTGATCACCCGCGGCGCGCCCGTGATGGTGTAGGAATGCTCGTGATCGATCAGTGTGTCCTTCTCCCAGACCTTCGCGCCGGTCGCGGCATCGAGCGCGACGAGGCGTCCGTCATAGGCGCCGACGAACACCTTGCCCTTGTGCAGCGCGACGCCGCGGTTCACGACGTCGCAACAGCCGCGATAGCCCTTCGAGCGGTCGACGCCGGGATCGTAGGTCCACAGCTTCTTCCCGGTGCGGGTGTCGATCGCGTGCACCACGCTCCACGAGGCGGTGACGTACATGATGCCATCGACCACCACCGGCGTCGCCTCGACGCCGCGATCCGAGCCGAGACTGTAGCTCCACTGCAGGCCAAGCGATTTGACGTTGTCGGCGTTGATCTTGTCGAGCTTGCTGAAACGGGTCTCCGCGTAGTCGAGCCCGTAGCTCGGCCAGTCGTTCGTCGTCTTGGCGTTGGCGACGATCGCAGCGCCGTCGATCGCGCCGGTCGCAGCGCGGATGTGATCGGCGGAGCCCTTCGCGGTCTGTGCGAAGGCGACTCCGTGCAGCAGTGCCGCGGCGATGAGAGCGGCGGCACCGACTTTCAAATTCGTCTTGACCGGTCGTTGTTGCGTGATGCGGGGGGATCGGTGCGTCGTCCACACCGGATCGAGAGGCTGTGTCATGCGTTCGCTCCCTGGTCGGCCTCTGGCGGGCCTGACAGGAAATGTGACGCGCGTTCCGAGCAGCGTCAACCGAAGAGGTCGGATGCTACTTCTGCTCGTGACGACCGCCGCGCCGCAGCGATTCACGCCGCAGTGCGATGCCGCACCTGCTAACTAACTAACTGCCGGTGAATTCGAACACTTCGCCGTCGTATCCGGCTTCCGCCGGAATCCGCAGCGTTCGCTTGTCGCCGTCGCGGCTCATGACCGGCATCACCGTCACGACGGGTTTGCCGCGACTGTCGGCGAGCGCCTGCCGGACGTTCGGCTGCTTGCCGAGCCGGATCAGGTTGCGTGTCGTCGGAAACGGCAGCGTGAAGCGCCCGTTTTCGCCACCGTCGAGCGCCTCCTGCGGCGACAGCCAGACCGAATCGGTCGACTCCTTGCCGTCGTGCATGCCGAGCTGTTCGGGCGGCGCCTCGGCGAGGAAGAACCAGGTGTCGAACCGCTTCGGCAGCTTCTCCGGCGTGATCCAGCGCGCATAGGGCACCAGCAGATCGAGCGCCAGCACCAGACCGTTGTCGGCGAGGATCTGCGCGAACGAGATCCTGCTCTCGCACAGCGCGGTGCGGTGCGCGGCCTCGATTTCGGCGGCGTGCGAGGCCGCGACGAGCTGATCTGCGCCACGCGGACGCGCCAGCAGGATGCCGCTCTCCTCGAAGGTCTCGCGGATCGCCGCGATCTGGAAATCCAGCGCTGGTTCGCCGGTGGCCTCCGCGCAGCAATACAGCTCCGGCTGGTCGATGATCTCGCGATCGCCGGGATCGACGCTGCCGCCGGGAAACACCAGCGCGCCGGAGGCGAATTCGATCTGATAGTGCCGCACCATCATGAAGACGTTGAAGCCGTCCGGCCGATCGCGCAGCAGCAGGATGGTGGACGCGGGACGTGCGGCCGGCGCTTCGCTGGACATTCGCTCTACTCCGCCGCGTTCGAACGCAATTCGAGATCGGCGCGCTTGTCGACGCGGGCGAGCCGCGACAGCAGGTAGTCGACCTCCTCCCGCGCGGTCTCGCTCAGCACCGAGCCGGGCTTGCGCTGCGCCGACGAGGCGATGATGCCCCGTTTCTTCAGCACGTATTTGCGCACGGCGAGCCCGACGCCCTGCTGCTGCTCGTAGCGGATCAGCGGCAGATGCGCGTCGAACAGATTGTGCGCGAGATCGCGCTGCCCGGCTTTCGACAGCTTGACGACGTCGACCAGCATGTCCGGGAAGCAATAGCCGGTCATCGCGCCGTCGGCGCCGCGCTCCATCTCGAAATCGAGGAACAGCCCGCCATTGCCGGTCAGGATCGACAGCGGCCGCAGCGAACCGTCCTTCTGATACTCGCGCAATCTGCTGATCTTCTCCAGCCCCGGCCAGTCCTCGTGCTTCAGCATCACGCAGGACGGATTCTCCATCACGATCCGCCGGATCACGTCCGGCGTCATCACCACCGACAGCGTCAACGGATAGTCCTGCAACACCCAGGGAATATCGTCGCCGATCGCCTCCACGGCCTGGCGGAAATAGCCGGTGATCTGCTCGTCGGTGCGGAGCGACGGCGGCGGTGCGATCATCACGCCGGCAGCGCCGGCGTCCATCGACGCCCGCGCCAGCGCGCGCATCGTGGCGAAGCCCGGCGCCGAGACGCCGACGATCACCTGCATCGACGTGGCGCGCTTGACGAACCGCACAGCCACGGCTTCCGCCTCGGCGGCATCGAGCTTCGGCGCTTCGCCGAGAATGCCGAGCACCGTGACGCCTTCGCAACCGACCTCAGCGTAGAAGTCGGTCAGCCGGTCGATCGAGGCTTCGTCGATCTTGCCGTCCGGATGGAACGGCGTCGGAGCGATGGCGAAAGTGCCTGCGGCGTCGGGGGTCAGCTTCATCGGGGCAGCCTTTGTTCGGTCGTGGTCGAGAAATTAATCCGATCGAGCACTCGATAACATCATCCCCGGCGAAAATCCCCCACGCGCTCGCATGGCCGTGTCCCGCCGCCGGTCCGCGAAATCCGGGAACCAGTGCGTTGCGGCCGGATCCGGAATCTGCGGCGGCGTCGGGCCTTAGCCCAACACGCTCCGGCCGCTCTTGATCACGGTGACGTCGCGCGCCTTCACCCTGGCCTCGAACGAGATCACATTGCCGTCCTTCCACAAATCCATCGTGACGGTCTCGCCGGGATAGACGGGCGACGAGAACCGCACGGCGTGCTGCCGGAACGCCGAGGCGTCATAATCCGCGTAGGTCTGCAGCACGCCGCGGCAGGTGATGCCGTAGGTGCACATGCCGTGCAGGATCGGCCGCGGGAACCCGGCCTTTTGGGCGAACTCCGGATCGGAATGCAGCGGGTTGCGGTCGCCGCACAGCCGATAGATCAGCGCCTGATCCGGCCGCGTGGTGATGTCGACCGAGCGATCCGGCGCACGGCTCGGCATCTTGTGCGGCTCGGGCTGCTCCAGCGCCGGGCCGCCGAAGCCGCCGTCGCCGCGGGCGAAGCGCGACGCCAGCAGCGTCGCCAGTTCGGCGCCGGCTTCGTCGCGCAGGATGGTCTGGTGACGGATCACCACGCCCTTGTCCTTGCCCTTGTCGTAGACCGCCAGCACGCTCGAATCCGCGGTGATCTTCGCCGCCACCGGCATCGGCCGCTGAAAGGTGATGTCGCGCTCGCCGTCGACCACCAGCAGGCGGTTGAGATTCATCTCGCCGGGGCCCGCGCCCCAGGCCGCGACCGAGGCGAAGGTCGGCACCACTTTCAGCGGCCGCTCGGTGTAGGTCGCCTCGTTGACGAAGGCGAGTTCACGCTCGTCCATCGGATCGGCGCCGAGGCCGATGCCATAAGCGTACAGCATCACGTCGCGATCGGTGTAGGCGTAGTTCTGCCCCGTCGTCTTCAGGGCCATCAGTTCATCGTAGCGGGCCGACATCGGCTTCTCCATTGTTGTTATTAGTGTTACGCCTGCGACTGCGCCCTCTCCCCTTGTGGGAGATGGCTGCACTGACGTCGCACCGATTGCAGTCCGGTGAGGGCAAGCGGCATCGCGCGCTTCGACCCCTCACCCGCCTGTGCTGCGCACGGGCACACTCTCCCACAAGGGAGAGGGAAGTAATCAGACCACTGTGAAGAACGGCAGCGGCGCGCCGCCGTCGCTCGGCTTGAACACCACCTTGACCTTCTGCCCGATTTTCAGCGAGGCGAAATCGCAATCGACGAAATTGGTCAGCACCGAGGGGCCCTCCTTCAACGTGACGTAGCCGATGGCGTAAGGGCCGGTCGCGGATTTTCGCATATGACTGTAGCTGTAGATCTCGCCCTCGCCCTTGCTCTCTTCCCACACCGTCTGGTCGGAGAAGCAGAACGGGCACAGCGCGCGCGGAAAGTAGTGCGCCTCGCCGCAGGCCTGGCAACGCTTGATCAGCAGCTTGCCTTCGCTCGCCGCATCCCAGAAAGCCTTCGTTTCCGGATTGCCTTGCGGCGCGGGATATTTCACGGGGCTGTTCATCACACGCGCTCCAGAATGCAGGTCGATGCGGCGTGGCGGATGCCGAGCATGCCGCCGGTGCCGTGGGCGATGGCGAGGTCGCAGTTCGGCACCTGCACCTTGGGATGCGCTTCGCCGCGGAGCTGGCGCACGGCTTCCAGAATCTTGGTCATGCCGCCGCGATTCACCGGGTGGTTGCTGCACAGTCCGCCGCCATCGGTGTTGAACGGCAGCTTGCCGACGCCGGAAATCAGATTGCCGTCGGCGACGAACTTGCCGCCCTCGCCCTTCTTGCAGAAGCCGAGGTCTTCGAGCTGCATCAGTACCGTGATGGTGAAGCTGTCGTAGATCGAGGCGTATTTGATATCCTTCGGGGTGATGCCGGCTTCCTCGAACGCGCGCGGGCCGGACCAGACGCCGGCCGAATAAGTGAGATCGAGATCCTTGCCGCCGCGCGGACCCTTCATCGCCTCGCCATGGCCGATCAGGCGCACCAGCGGCTTCTTCAGGCTCCTGGCGATCTCCTCCGTGGTCACGATCAGCGCCCCACCGCCATCGCTGACCACGCAGCAATCCATCCGATGCAGCGGGTCGGAGATCATCGGCGAATTGATGACGTCCTCCACCGTGACGACGTCCTTCAGCATGGCATGCGGGTTGTACTGCGCGTGATGCGACGCCGCGACCTTGATCCAGGCGAGTTGTTCGCTGGTGGTGCCGTAATCGTGCATGTGGCGCATGGCGCACATGCCATAGGCATTGTGGGTGGTCGCCCCGTAGGCGGTCTCGAAATCGGCCTCGGCGCCCTGCGCGCGCGGCGGCATCGCGCCGGTGCGTGGCTTGCCGGCCAGCGTGATCAGCGCGATCGAACATTTGCCGGCGGCGATCGCCTGCGCGGCATGGCCGAGATGGATGATGTAGGAGCAGCCACCGGTTTCGGTCGAATCGACGTGGCGCGGTTTGATGCCGAGATAGTCGACCATCGGCCACAGCCCGCCGGGCGCATCGCCGGCGCAGAAATAGCCGTCAACGTCCTTGTGGGTCAGCCCAGCATCGTCGAGCGCACCCTTGGCGACTTCGGCATGGAGCTGGGCGATGGATTTGTCGGGCGCGTGGCGCGTGGGATGTTCGTAGATTCCGGCAATGAAAGCCTTGCCTCTTATTGTCAACGCAGTTCTCCGCTGGCGTTTGCTGTCGCAGATGTTTCGCGCGTCGGAGACGAATTGGCAAGTGCACTGTCATTGAAGCACGCTGCCTGCCGCGTTCCGGAAAACGCTTCGACCGTGTCCCGGACAAGACGCAGCGCGTAGCGCTGCGGCGCAGACCCGGGACCCCGGTCTGTGGCGCGCGATACGAGCCGGGGCCCCGGATCTGCAGTGCATCACGCCGCAAGCGACGCAATGCACCTTGTCCGGGGCACAAAAAAGATGAGCTATTCCGCCGCCATCTGCCGCGGCAGGTCGGGCGGATTGACGAGATCGCGCACCAATTCCGCGTAGCGGAGTTTGGCGTCCTGCACCGATTTTTCCTTGATCGGGCCGTAGCCGCGAATCCGGTCGGGCATCGACAGCAGCTCGACCGCGATGTCGATGCTGCGCGGCGAGAGTTGCTGCAGCACCGTGCCGACGTCCTTCTCATAGCCGGCGATCAGGTCGCGCTCGAGTTTGCGCTCCGGGTGATAGCCGAACGGATCGAGCGGTGTGCCGCGCAGGAAGCTGAGCTTCGCCATCAACCGGAACACCGGGCGCATGCCCTCGCCGAACTGCCGCTTCTTCGGGCGGCCGGTGACGTCGACGCCCGGCAGGATCGGTGGCGCGAGGTTGAAGCTGATCTTGTAGTCGCCCTCGAACTGATCGCGGATCTGCTGTTCGAACGCGGGCTGGGTCAGCAGCCGCGCCACCTCGTACTCGTCCTTGTAGGCCAGCAGCTTGGCATAGTTGATCGCCACCGCGCGCGGCAGCTCCTCGCCATAGCCGCCGGCGTCCGCCGCGGCGCGGACCTTCGCCACCAGATCATTGTAGCGCATGGCGAGCCGCTTGCCCTGATATGCCGTGAGCATCGCGCTGCGATGCGCGATGATCTCGTCGAGCGACATCTCGCCCTGGGTCTTGCGCGGTGCCGTGTCGTCGGCGCCCTGAAGCAGCGATGCCAGCCGCGCCGGATCGGCGGCGGCGAGCCGGCCGAGATTGAACGCCTGGGTGTTCATCTTGATCGACACGCCGTTGAGTTCGATCGCCTGCTCGATCGATGCCGCCTGCAGCGGCAGCAGGCCCTGCTGATAGGCGTAGCCCATCATCATCATGTTGGTGGCGATCGAATCCCCGAGCAGCGTTTCCGCCGCCTTGGTGAAATCCAGGAACGCGGAGTCCTTGCGCAGCGCGCCTTCGAGCACGCTGTTGACCCTGCGGGTCTGGAAATCGAAATCGCGGTTGCGGATGAAATCGGCGATCGGGATCAGATGCGTGTTGACGATGCCGTGGGTGCGGGCCTGCTCGCACAGCGAGATCGTCTCCTTGGAGATCGCCATCACCTCGTCGGCGACGATCAGCACGTCGGCGGTGCCGGTGACGATCCGCGAACAGGTGACGTATTCGGGCTTGTCCGACAAGCGCACGTGGCTCAGCACCGCGCCGCCCTTCTGCGCCAGCCCCGACATGTCGAGGATCATCGAGGCCTTGCCCTCGATATGCGCCGCCATGCCGAGCAGCGCGCCGATCGTCAGCACGCCGGTGCCGCCGACGCCGCCGACCGCGATGTTGTACGGCTTGTCGAGGCCGGGCCGGCTCGAAGGCTCCGGCAGATCACTG
This genomic window contains:
- a CDS encoding MaoC family dehydratase, yielding MSARYDELMALKTTGQNYAYTDRDVMLYAYGIGLGADPMDERELAFVNEATYTERPLKVVPTFASVAAWGAGPGEMNLNRLLVVDGERDITFQRPMPVAAKITADSSVLAVYDKGKDKGVVIRHQTILRDEAGAELATLLASRFARGDGGFGGPALEQPEPHKMPSRAPDRSVDITTRPDQALIYRLCGDRNPLHSDPEFAQKAGFPRPILHGMCTYGITCRGVLQTYADYDASAFRQHAVRFSSPVYPGETVTMDLWKDGNVISFEARVKARDVTVIKSGRSVLG
- a CDS encoding NUDIX hydrolase, with the protein product MSSEAPAARPASTILLLRDRPDGFNVFMMVRHYQIEFASGALVFPGGSVDPGDREIIDQPELYCCAEATGEPALDFQIAAIRETFEESGILLARPRGADQLVAASHAAEIEAAHRTALCESRISFAQILADNGLVLALDLLVPYARWITPEKLPKRFDTWFFLAEAPPEQLGMHDGKESTDSVWLSPQEALDGGENGRFTLPFPTTRNLIRLGKQPNVRQALADSRGKPVVTVMPVMSRDGDKRTLRIPAEAGYDGEVFEFTGS
- a CDS encoding dihydrodipicolinate synthase family protein, producing MKLTPDAAGTFAIAPTPFHPDGKIDEASIDRLTDFYAEVGCEGVTVLGILGEAPKLDAAEAEAVAVRFVKRATSMQVIVGVSAPGFATMRALARASMDAGAAGVMIAPPPSLRTDEQITGYFRQAVEAIGDDIPWVLQDYPLTLSVVMTPDVIRRIVMENPSCVMLKHEDWPGLEKISRLREYQKDGSLRPLSILTGNGGLFLDFEMERGADGAMTGYCFPDMLVDVVKLSKAGQRDLAHNLFDAHLPLIRYEQQQGVGLAVRKYVLKKRGIIASSAQRKPGSVLSETAREEVDYLLSRLARVDKRADLELRSNAAE
- a CDS encoding thiolase domain-containing protein — protein: MTIRGKAFIAGIYEHPTRHAPDKSIAQLHAEVAKGALDDAGLTHKDVDGYFCAGDAPGGLWPMVDYLGIKPRHVDSTETGGCSYIIHLGHAAQAIAAGKCSIALITLAGKPRTGAMPPRAQGAEADFETAYGATTHNAYGMCAMRHMHDYGTTSEQLAWIKVAASHHAQYNPHAMLKDVVTVEDVINSPMISDPLHRMDCCVVSDGGGALIVTTEEIARSLKKPLVRLIGHGEAMKGPRGGKDLDLTYSAGVWSGPRAFEEAGITPKDIKYASIYDSFTITVLMQLEDLGFCKKGEGGKFVADGNLISGVGKLPFNTDGGGLCSNHPVNRGGMTKILEAVRQLRGEAHPKVQVPNCDLAIAHGTGGMLGIRHAASTCILERV
- a CDS encoding Zn-ribbon domain-containing OB-fold protein — its product is MNSPVKYPAPQGNPETKAFWDAASEGKLLIKRCQACGEAHYFPRALCPFCFSDQTVWEESKGEGEIYSYSHMRKSATGPYAIGYVTLKEGPSVLTNFVDCDFASLKIGQKVKVVFKPSDGGAPLPFFTVV
- a CDS encoding PQQ-dependent dehydrogenase, methanol/ethanol family, which codes for MTQPLDPVWTTHRSPRITQQRPVKTNLKVGAAALIAAALLHGVAFAQTAKGSADHIRAATGAIDGAAIVANAKTTNDWPSYGLDYAETRFSKLDKINADNVKSLGLQWSYSLGSDRGVEATPVVVDGIMYVTASWSVVHAIDTRTGKKLWTYDPGVDRSKGYRGCCDVVNRGVALHKGKVFVGAYDGRLVALDAATGAKVWEKDTLIDHEHSYTITGAPRVIKGKVVIGNGGAEYGVRGYVTAYDAETGNQAWRWFTVPGDPSKPFEDSSMEAAAKTWDPAGKWWVNGGGGTAWDTITFDPDLNMVYIGTGNGSPWARHLRSPAGGDNLYLGSIVALNADTGKYIWHYQETPGDNWDYTSTQPMILADLTIDGQPRKVVLHAPKNGFFFVIDRTNGKFISAKNFVDVNWATGYDANGRPIENPEARDPTKSFDSIPGPYGAHNWHPMSFNPQTGLVYLPAQGVPINLTGEKALTQNKMEPFKFGSTTGWNVGFTLNAVPPKNLPFGRLLAWDPVQQKEVWRAEYVAPWNGGTLTTAGNLVFQGTADGRFVAYNAKTGEKLWESPLGTGAVAAPATYMVDGVQYVSIAVGWGGVFGISQRATEKEAPGTVYTFAVGGKAPMPEFTKYQMGNLLTGIEYDPKDVPEGTAIYVAACATCHGVPGVDRGGNVKNLGYTSTANIAHLKDIVFNGPYRDKGMPDFTGKLTEADVVKIQAFIQGTADAIRPKK